The following nucleotide sequence is from Catharus ustulatus isolate bCatUst1 chromosome 33, bCatUst1.pri.v2, whole genome shotgun sequence.
aaaaagaaaaaaaaaaagaaacagaaaaatcctttttttggggtggggtctCTCTGATgtcccccccccaccccctgcaCCCCTCGGTTGGCcgctggggagggggtggaattttggggaggggggtttgaggataaaaaaaccaaaaaaaacccaaaaaaaacccaaaaaaaagaaaaaaaaaggtaaaaaaaaccccaaaaatccttttttttggggtggggtcgCTCTGATGTCGCCCCCACCTCTTGCACCCCTCGATTGGGTGGAATTTTGATGGGGTTgggacaaaaaacccaaaaaaaccccaaaaaaaacccaaaaaaaaaagaaaaatccttttttttggggtggggtctCTCTGATGTCGCCCCCCACCCCTTGCACCCCTCGATTGGCCGCTGGGGGGGGtaaaattttggggagggggggtttgaggacaaaaaaaccaaaaaaacccaaaaaaatccccaaaaaatagaaaaaaaaagaagaaaaaggataaaaaaaacccaaaaatccttttttttggggtggggtctCTCTGATGTCGCCCCCCACCCCTTGCACCCCTCGATTGGGTGGAATTTTGATGGGGGTtgggacaaaaaaacccaaaaaaacccaaaaaaactccaaaaaaaacccaaaaaacccaaaaaaaccccaaaaaaaaccaaaaaaaaaaaaaaaaaaaaaagataaaaaaaacccaaaaatccttttttttggggtggggtctCTCTGATGTCGCCCCCCACCCCTTGCACCCCTCGATTGGCCGCTGGGGGATaaaattttggggagggttggaaaaaaacccaaaaaacaaaaaaaaaccccaaaaaaacccaaaaaaaaatgaaaaaaaaaaaaaaatccttttttttggggtggggtctCTCTGATGTCGCCCCCACCCTCTGCACCCCTCGATTGGGTGGAATTTTGATGGGGGTTgggacaaaaaaaccaaaaaaccaaaaaaagcccccaaaaaaccaaaaaaaaagagaaaaaaagaaaaaaaaaaaaaaaaaaaaagaaaaatcctttttttggggtggggtctCTCTGATGTTGCCCCCCACCCTCTGTACCCCTCGATTGGCCGCTGGGGGGGGATaaaattttggggagggttggaaaaaacccaaaaaaaccaaaaaaaatagaaaaaaaaataaaaaaaaaataaaaaaaagggaaattggggTGCggggctgcacccagagcccccccaactttttttttttggggtgggggtctcTGATGTCGCCCCCACCCCTTGCACCCCTCGATTGGGTGGAATTTTGATGGGGGGtggggacaaaaaaaaccaaaaaaacccaaaaaaaaccccaaaaaaacccaaaaaaaacccaaaaaaaaaaaaaaaaaagaaaaatcctttttttggggtgggggtctcTGATGTCGCCCCCCACCCTCTGCACCCCTCGATTGGGTGGAATTTTGTGGGGttgggacaaaaaaaaaccaaaaaaaccccaaaaaaaccccaaaaaaacccaaaaaaaccaaaaaaaaaagaaaaaaaaagataaaaaaaccccaaaaatccttttttttggggtggggtctCTCTGATGTCGACCCCCACCCTCTGCACCCCTCGATTGGCCGCTGGGGGGGGAtaaaattttggggaggggttggaaaaaaacccaaaaacccaaaaaaaatcgaaaaaaaatttaaaaaaattaaaaaaaaaagaaaaaaaaatttaaaaaaaatttaaaaaaagggaatttcgGGTGCGGGGCTGCACCCAGCGCCCCCCCAGCGGCGCCGGGGTCAGCAGGGTCCCCCCGGGGGGGTCTCCCCGTCCtcgggggggctctgggggggacAGGGCTCCATGGTCACGGCCACCCCCAGCCCGCTGCGCCCCGAGGGCATCGGGGCCACCTCGGTCCAGGCGTCGCTCTCGGGGTCGTAGCACTCCACAGAGTCCAGGAAGGAGTGGCCCGTAGCCCcctgcagggaaatggggagggggaaatcaGGGTGGGACCACCCCCCAAAATGGGGCGGGGAATGGGATcgcagcaggagagagagaaaggagagagacagagagaaaccAGAGAGAAAATAGAGACTCAAacagaccccaaacacagccctgaaccccaaacacagcccaacCAGAGCCCAGAACAGACTCAGAGcccaaagaaaccccaaacacagccctgaacagAAACCAGAACTCCAAATAGAAACCAGAACCCCAAACAGAGCCCAGAACCCCAAAACAGTCCTGAACCCTTCCCAGAGCCCTGAACAGaccccaaacacaaaccagagccccaaacacagcccagagccccaaGCAGAAACCAGAACCCCAAACAGAAACCAgaaccccaaacacagccctgaagaGAAACCAGAGCcccaaagagaaaacagagaccCAAAGAGACCCCAAAGAGAAACCAGAGACCCAAAGAgacccaaacacagccctgaaccccaaacacagctctgaacaGAAACCAGAACCCCAAATAGAAACCAGAACCCCAAATAGAACCCAGAGCCCCAAACAGAAACTACAAACAGAAACCAGAGCCCAGAACAGAtcccaaacagaaaacagagaccCAAACAGACCCCAAACACAACCCAGAACCCTGAACAGAGCCAGAACCCTTCCCAGAGCCCTGAACAGAAACCAGAGCCCAGAACAGACCCCAACAGAAAACAGAGCCCCAAAgagaccccaaacacagcccagagcccttcccacagccctggagagAAACCAGAGCCCCGAGCAGAAACCAGAACCCCAAACAGAGCCCTGAAGAGAAACCAGAGCcccaaagagaaaacagagacccaaacaaatcccaaacagaaACCAGAGCCCAGAacagaccccaaacacagcccagaaccCTTCTCAGAGTCCTGAACAGAAACCAGAACCCCAAAGAGAAACCACAAACAGAAACCAGAGCccagaacagaaaacagagccccaaacagaaaccagagccccaaagagaaagcagaggcccaaagagaaaacagagccCAGAACAGACCCCAAACAGAAACCACAAACAGAAACCAGAGACCCAAACAGACCCCAAAGAGAAACCAGAACCCCAAAgagaccccaaacacagcccagaacctcaaacacagcccagaaccccaaacagaaaacagagccCCAAAGAGGCCCCAAAGAGACCCCAAAGAGAAACCagagccccaaacacagccctgaaccccaaacAGAAACCAGAGCCCAGAACAGACCCCAGAGCTCTTCCTAGAGTCCCAAACAGATCCCCCAAAAGGCCCTGAGattcccccatgtccccaagaaCCCCCAGGTAATTTTTTGCCCCCCCAGGTAATTTTAGATCCCCCCAGATAATTTTTTAGGTTTCCCCCATACCCAACACGTAGATTTTCCCTCTGAACGCCGTCACCCCCAGGTTTTGGATCCCCCCAGATGATTTTTTTGCCCCCCCAGGTAAGTTTTTGGGTTTCCTTGTACCCAACACGTAGATTTTCCCCCGGAACGCCGTCACCCCCAGGTTTTGGATCCCCCAGGTAATTTTTGGATCCCCCAGATGATTTTTTCCATACCCAACACGTAGATTTTCCCCCTGAACGCCGTCCCCCCACGTTTTGGATCCCCCCAGGTCATTTTTTGATCCCCCAGGTGATTTTTGGATCCCCCCAGATGATTTTTTTGCCCCCCAGATGATTTTTTCCATACCCAGGACATAGATTTTCCCCCGGAACGCCGTCCCCCAGGTTTTTCAGACCCCagatgattttttcccccccagataATTTTTTCCATACCCAACATGTAGATTTTCCCCCGGAACGCCGTCACCCCCAGGTTTTGGATCCCCCCAGGTAATTTTTGATCCCCCCAGGTAATTTTGATCCCCCCAGATAATTTTTTAGGTTTCCCCCATACCCAGGACATAGATTTTCCCCCTGAACGCCGTCACCCCCAGGTTTTTTGATCCCCCAGGTAATTTCTGGATCCCCAGATGATTTTTCCATACCCAACACGTAGATTTTCCCCCGGAACGCCGTCACCCCCAGGTTTTTCAGACCCCCCCAGATAATTTTTGGCCCCCAGGTGATTTTTGGATCCCCCAGATAATTTTTTGGGTTTCCCCCATACCCAGCACATAGATTTTCCCCCGGAACGCCGTCACccccaggtgatttttttgcCCCCCCAGATGATTTTTTCCATACCCAGGACATAGATTTTCCCCCGGAACGCCGTCACCCCCAGGTTTTTCAGACCCCCAGATGATTTTTTTGCCCCCCAGATGATTTTTTCCATACCCAGCACGTAGATTTTCCCCCTGAAGGCCGTCACCCCCAGGTTTTGGATCCccccaggtgattttttttatcccccCAGATAATTTTTGTCCCcccagatgattttttttgccCCCCAGATGATTTTTTGGATCccccaggtgatttttttgcCCCCCCAGATGATTTTTTCCATACCCAACACGTAGATTTTCCCCCGGAACGCCGTCACCCCCAGCGCGCTGCGCCGGTGCCCCATGGGTGCCACGAAGCTCCAGGTCTCGGTGTCGGCGCGGAAGCGCTcggtgctgctcagctgctgggagccGTCGTAGCCCCCCATGGCATAGAGGCAGTTCCCGAGGGCACacacccctggggaccccaaaaaaatacagcaagggggtggggatcccaaaaacaACAGGGGAAGGGGggtggggatcccaaaaactcactgagtgtccctgagcatcccaaaaaattcactgagcatccctgggaacccacagagcatcccaaaaccccacagagcaaCCCTGAGCATCCAAAAAAACTCACAGAGAATCCCAAAAAActcacagagcatccctggggaccccaaaaaacacacaggTAGGGGGTGGGGATCCCAAATAAAACAGTCAGGGtggtggggaccccaaaacctcactGAGTGTTCATGGGAACGCACAGAGCATCCAAAAAAACTCACTGAGAAtcccaaaaactcactgagcatcccaaaaaattcactgAGAATCCCAAAAACTCACAGAGCATCCCAAAAAACTCACAAAGCATCCCTGGGGACCCACAGAGAAtcccaaaaactcactgagCATTCATGGGAACACACAGagcatcccaaaaatctcacagagcatccctggggaccccaaaaaacaaacagcagggctcgtgggaccccaaaaaacaaagaggCAGGGtggtggggaccccaaaaacaacacaggaaggggggaccccaaaaacaacacTGAGCATCTCTGGGGACCCACAGAGCATCCCAAAAACCTCACTGAGAATCCCAAAAAACTCACAGAGcacccctggggaccccaaaaaaatacagcaagggGGGTGGGGATCCCAAATAAATCAGGCAGGGTTcgtggggaccccaaaaattcactgaGTGTCCCTGGGCATCCCAAAAACCTCACAGAGAAtcccaaaaactcactgagCATCCCTAAAACCTCACAGAACAtcccaaaaactcactgaggGTTCCTGGGGACCCACAGAGAAtcccaaaaactcactgagCATCCCAAAAAACTCACAGAGAAtcccaaaaactcactgagcatcccaaaaaacccacagagcaTCCCCAAAAAACTCACTGAGGGTTCCTGGGGACCCACAGAGCATCCCAAAAACCtcactgagcatccctggggaccccaaaaacaacacGGGAAGGGtggtggggaccccaaaaacctcactGAGTGCTCATGGGAACACACAGAGCATCCCAAAAAACTCACAGAGcacccctggggaccccaaaaacacacgGGAAGGgggtggggaccccaaaaacacacgggaaggggggtggggaccccaaaaacaacacTGAGCATCTCTGGGGACCCACAGAGCATCCCAAAAACCTCATTGAGAATCCCAAAAACCTCACAGAAAAGCCCAAAAACctcacagagcatccctggggaccccaaaaaacacacaggAAGGGgggtggggaccccaaaaactcactgagCATCCTTGGGGACCCACAGAgaatcccaaaaacccacagAGCATCCCAAAACCTCACTGAGCATCCCAAAAAACtcactgagcatccctggggacccacagagcatcccaaaaaattcacagaagaTCCCAAAAAACTCActgagtgtccctggggatggTGGCCATGTGGGTAtgggtccccaaatccctctaaGAGTGGGATCAGCCCCCCAAATCTCACCCAGGACCCCTCcaagccccccaaaacccctctgagacccctctgcgaccccccaaacccctctgagaccccccaaatcccccccaaacccctctgagacccctccccacggaCCTGCCCCACTCCGGACCGTGGCCATCGGGGGATGGGCTGCCAGCTGTCCCGTTCCGGGTGGTaccaacccccaaaacccctctgagacccctccccaaacccccaaacccctatgagacccctccccaaattccccagccccctccccacggacCTGCCCCGCTGCGGACCGTGGCCATGGGGGGGATGGGCTGCCAGCTGTCCCGTTCCGGGTGGTaccaaccccccaaaacccccctaaaacccctctaagacccccaaaaccccctcaaacccctgtgagacccctccccacggaCCTGCCCCGCTCCGGACCGTGGCCATGGGGGGGATGGGCTGCCAGCAGTCCCGTTCCGGGTGGTACcaaccccccaaactcccccaaacctcacccaggaccccccaaatcccccaggacccctccccaaattccccagacccctccccacggaCCTGCCCCGCTGCGGACCGTGGCCATGGGGGGGATGGGCTGCCAGCTGTCCCGTTCCGGGTGGTACCGCTCGGCCGAGCTGAGCCGGGCGCTGCCGTCGAAGCCGCCCACGGCGTACAGGAGCCGGTTCAGCACCGCCACCCCCACCCCGATCCGCCGCGTCCCCATCGGGGCCACCAGAGCCCACTCGTCCCGCTCGGGCTCGTACCTGGGCGGGGAGAGGGGTTAGGGAGGGGAGGGAACAGCcggagggggaaaaaaacagccaGAGGGGGAATAAACCcaacaaaaaatgggaattaaacaCCCAAAAGGGGAATAAACCCAACCAGAGGGGGAATAAACCcaacaaaaaatgggaattaaacaCTCAAAAGGGGAATGAAACacccagaggggaaaaaaaatccagccagAAGGGGAATAAAACACTCAAAAAGGGAATGAGCACACCCAGAGGAGAATAAACCCAGTCAAAATGGGAATTAAACACCCAAAACGGGAATAAACCCAACCAGAGGGGAataaacccaacaaaaaacgGAATGAAACACCCAGAAAGGGAATGAGTCCACCCAGAGGGGAATAAACccacacagaggggaaaaaatcccagccaAAATGGGAATTAAACACCCAGAAAGGGAATGAGCccacacagaggggaaaaaatccaaccagAAGGGGAATGAAACATCCCAGCCCCTTTTTATCCCTCAACCCCTTTGAACCCCCCTAACCCTTTCTGAGCCCCCAACCCTTTTTACCTCCCAACCTCTTTTAACCCCCAACCCTTTCTaaacccccagccccatttacaccccaaaccccttttaATCCCCCCAAGCCTTTATAAGCCCCCCAACCTTTTCTGACCCTCCAGCCCCATttaccccccaaaccccttttaCCCCCACCAACCCCATTTATCCCCAACCCCTTTTTAAACCCCCAACCCACCTCTCCACCGAGCAGTGATGATTACACCCGTGTgaccccccagacccttttAAAGCCCCAGCCCCATTTTATCCCCAACTCCTTTTtaaccccccagccccattttaccccccagccccatttacCCCCCAACCCCTTTGAACCCCCCCAACCCCTTTTAAACCCCCAACcccatttccaccccaaaccccgtTTAACCCCCCAACCTTTTCtaaccccccagccccatttcccccccagccccattttaACCCCAACCCCTTTTAACTCCCCCAGTCCCTTTTacccccccagcccctttgAACCCCCAACCCCTCTGAATCCCCCACCCACCTCTCCACCGAGCAATGATGATTACACCCGTgtgacccccccagccccatttcccccccacccACCTCTCCACCGAGCAGTGATGATTACACCCGTgtgaccccccagccccatttccccccagccccatttcccccccacccACCTCTCCACCGAGCAGTGATGATTACACCCGTGTGACCCCCCCACGGCGTAGATCAGCCCGTCGATCACCCCGACTCCGATCCGGTTCCTGGGGACGCTCATGGGCGCGCACGGCGACCACCTCCCGCTGACGGGGTTGTAACAATCCACGGCCGCCGAGTCCGTGTTGCCCTCGGGTGAGTTGTTCCTGCCCCCGACGGCGTAAAACAACCCCCCACTgcacacccagccagccccgagcgcGGCGTCTCCATCTCTGCCAACCTCACCCACGAACCACACACGGGGTCAAACGCCTCCAACGTGCTCAACGACCTCCTGAGATACCCCCCAGCCGCATAAATCAGCTGTTTAACCTTGGGGGTCCTGCCTGGAGGGTCCCCCGAGGGTCTGTGCAGCGCCAGGTCGCGGAAAACCTCGGCCAGGTAGC
It contains:
- the KEAP1 gene encoding LOW QUALITY PROTEIN: kelch-like ECH-associated protein 1 (The sequence of the model RefSeq protein was modified relative to this genomic sequence to represent the inferred CDS: inserted 6 bases in 5 codons; substituted 1 base at 1 genomic stop codon); this encodes MAAEAARGGAGPRRGRGHSEGAWSQRGGVANTEGAGSLPAPGPRRGPPHHHHVSPLSTPPALPAEISPSPGSTSRLFSLPDHPASALATMNDLRLRGELCDVTLRVRHGRDAAPTELRAHRLVLAAASPVFRAMFTAGLREKGLEEVPIEGVHPGXHGGLVEFAYTAAVAVGERCVLSLLHGALMYQVDAVVKACCSFLAXQLHPSNAIGIAALAEREFXGDPPECLGCLELQEKAREYIYMNFAEVSKQEEFLXLSHCQLAALLSRDELNVRSESEVFQACLAWVHQHRESRAPFLPALLRAVRCHALTPRFLXRQLRRDLGRDALRYLAEVFRDLALHRPSGDPPGRTPKVKQLIYAAGGYLRRSLSTLEAFDPVCGSWVRLAEMETPRSGLAGCAVXGLFYAVGGRNNSPEGNTDSAAVDCYNPVSGRWSPCAPMSVPRNRIGVGVIDGLIYAVGGSHGCNHHCSVERYEPERDEWALVAPMGTRRIGVGVAVLNRLLYAVGGFDGSARLSSAERYHPERDSWQPIPPMATVRSGAGVCALGNCLYAMGGYDGSQQLSSTERFRADTETWSFVAPMGHRRSALGVTAFRGKIYVLGGATGHSFLDSVECYDPESDAWTEVAPMPSGRSGLGVAVTMEPCPPQSPPEDGETPPGGPC